CGCGTGATCCGGAACGCGACGCCCGACTGGCCGAGGAAGTGGGCGTGGACGTCCTGTTCATGCCCGAGGTCGAAGCCATGTTTCCCGACGGCCACGCCACCTGGGTGGAAGCGCCGTCTCTTTGCCGCGGGTTGTGCGCGGTGCAGCGTCCGACGCACTTTCGCGGCGTGGCCACGGTGGTCGCCAAACTGTTCGTGTTGACCAACCCGTCACTGGCCGTTTTCGGTGAAAAAGATTGGCAACAGTTGGCGGTCATCCGGCGGATCACGAGAGACCTGGACCTCCCCGTGGAGATCCATGGGCGGCCCACGGTACGCGAAGCAGACGGTCTGGCCTTGAGTTCGCGCAACGTCAACCTCTCTCCCGAGGAACGAGGCCAGGCTCCGGCCATCCAACGAGGCCTGCTGCACGTAGCACGACTGGTCGAAGAGGGAGAGACCGACTCGAGCCTGCTGCTGTCCTCCCTGGGCGAAAGATATGCCCGGGAAATACCCCTGGGTCGCGTTGAATACCTGGCCGCGGTAGACCCGGACCAACTCTATCCCGTGGAAGAGGTGACCGGCCCGGTCCTGATCGCGGTGGCCGTACGCTTTGCCAACGCGAGGCTCATTGATAACATTTTGATTTCGAGAAAATAATGAGGATTCCATGGCGCATCGCTGTTTCATGATCGGAAAAATCCATCGGGCCACGGTCACCGAGGCCCGGGTGGATTATGAAGGCAGCTTGTCCATCTGTCCTGACCTCCTGGAGGCTT
This genomic window from Desulfonatronum sp. SC1 contains:
- the panC gene encoding pantoate--beta-alanine ligase: MKTITQPDEIQSWTMGQRCAGKRLALVPTMGFFHEGHLALMRWARERADALLVSLFVNPTQFGPREDLKRYPRDPERDARLAEEVGVDVLFMPEVEAMFPDGHATWVEAPSLCRGLCAVQRPTHFRGVATVVAKLFVLTNPSLAVFGEKDWQQLAVIRRITRDLDLPVEIHGRPTVREADGLALSSRNVNLSPEERGQAPAIQRGLLHVARLVEEGETDSSLLLSSLGERYAREIPLGRVEYLAAVDPDQLYPVEEVTGPVLIAVAVRFANARLIDNILISRK